A single region of the Labeo rohita strain BAU-BD-2019 chromosome 3, IGBB_LRoh.1.0, whole genome shotgun sequence genome encodes:
- the si:busm1-163l24.3 gene encoding uncharacterized protein si:busm1-163l24.3, whose product MAEEGRTVCVHGLPTDVDHERLRDKLLIHFLRERNGGGEVTSVSIIGRTPLRALVTFEESRVVQSVLRHHPHILQLDGIKYELSLSLPRQESLSLNKVILEMTVTIDCSQLPRGAEALNVLRSEFPGLRMQNGLLQDTCTLQGNYSDFQGALAYMQTLFNNHHSKAENPNLSGDRGKSLEKREDLASVKKWALFASPSGDVSSIATRGLEHYGLQDSNETLTERTTRPKKSKMEEGAECRIDEVNLEDLSIIMEADVFAYLQSIKDFKQILCLHGVEAVHVTSEGVTTLYLQSEVPTGSGVKQNMHQAHKELRQLYQQLEGCLRKDRIPKSGVYMPDGLTSALKKVQLVLPNVLLSYDQDSIYIVGEKSEVSQAKQMLLLGGEEDVMRNMTEMPPSSSSSTSTSLESLEREQQVKRKSDVHAPVPPKLIGSSTERKGEVGIGKEYKLAARFKSSGLGEMGGDIKSLTTKIDRLMLDPTPPTRPLLGAASGLSNELTGEGTETFRMTSPSCTGEDVLFKNQDSLSVNTFGGATFNTSKARPTTPAGLMSTPTTGVKVSAHTSVNALPANNTEVKGAAPSSTLLPTSRSPLRRSNSFSGRPVPKEQVINNQITAKPMISNYAHQRARSNSLSGRKPNEDCPIPTVEAELTVSSVMWKYMKEVYCNQLDAIKSDLQMTEKEAGKSDMSVTLKGTDSSKVGESHRQLQNLVAMVASDFIVQHLSLTELGIVEKDKLFETCCLNVKSRFRMVILHTTKNSIYLFGPKLLCSQVSDILKGIYNGLKSPSLPPMKTLQEGVDQGATMSSLSVRSTKADHLKSDQTLFQDTSQVVQSNSSRKSGDQSTKLKSATLDRLENARSTKDELSKTNSLSQFAKDATRQKNDGPTSLPLEAHKKQEHSMTLKQTNLRCVCGANNANAKRTTCGVILCSDCLQLHKFCRVCGKEGMDSQKKVLGDSVQSSGSKDTQQDHQTGEEHLEQEESKEHKGIQGTMTCVELTLSLAGYSKYTTVKITYCIPDGIQGDKDPCPGSPFEGGQFVAYLPLDPKGRSLLPCLEKAFNRGLTFTISSSKKAGGDAKVTWGWIPHKTRVDGGKSGCGYPDSTYLTRLCEALVAHGIEGVPATSQDQAKS is encoded by the exons TGGTTCAGAGCGTACTTCGTCATCATCCTCACATTTTACAGCTGGATGGCATAAAATATGAGCTCTCCCTGAGCCTTCCAAGACAAGAGTCACTGAGTCTAAATAAG GTGATCCTCGAAATGACTGTGACTATAGATTGCAGTCAACTTCCTCGAGGTGCAGAGGCTCTAAATGTACTGCGCAGTGAGTTTCCAGGTCTACGTATGCAAAATGGCTTATTACAGGACACGTGCACCTTGCAAGGCAACTACTCTGATTTTCAAGGCGCCCTTGCTTATATGCAGACGTTATTTAATAATCACCATTCAAAAGCCGAAAATCCCAATTTGAGTGGAGACAGAGGTAAAAGTCTCGAGAAGAGGGAAGACCTTGCAAGTGTAAAGAAATGGGCCCTATTTGCATCCCCATCTGGAGATGTCAGCTCTATAGCCACGAGAGGTTTAGAGCATTATGGACTGCAAGACAGCAATGAAACTCTCACTGAACGCACTACTCGGCCTAAGAAAAGCAAAATGGAGGAGGGGGCAGAGTGCAGGATAGACGAAGTGAATTTGGAAGATCTTTCAATCATCATGGAAGCTGATGTGTTTGCATACCTGCAGAGCATTAAGGACTTCAAGCAGATACTGTGTCTTCATGGAGTGGAAGCAGTTCACGTTACATCCGAGGGGGTCACCACCCTGTACCTACAGTCAGAGGTCCCGACCGGGTCAGGGGTTAAACAGAACATGCATCAAGCTCATAAGGAGCTGAGGCAGCTTTATCAACAACTAGAGGGTTGTCTGAGAAAAGACCGGATTCCAAAAAGTGGTGTTTACATGCCAGACGGACTGACTTCAGCATTAAAAAAGGTGCAGTTAGTACTGCCTAATGTTCTGCTTAGCTACGACCAAGACAGCATTTATATAGTTGGAGAAAAAAGTGAGGTATCTCAGGCCAAACAAATGCTACTGCTTGGTGGCGAGGAAGACGTGATGCGGAACATGACGGAAATGCCTCCATCCTCTTCCAGTTCTACATCGACATCTCTTGAATCCTTGGAGAGAGAGCAACAGGTTAAGAGAAAAAGTGACGTACATGCTCCGGTGCCCCCTAAACTGATCGGCTCTAGCACTGAACGAAAAGGGGAGGTTGGGATTGGGAAAGAATACAAACTAGCGGCTCGGTTTAAGAGCTCTGGACTAGGAGAGATGGGTGGAGACATAAAGAGTCTGACGACTAAAATAGACAGGCTAATGTTAGACCCAACACCACCCACAAGGCCTTTGCTTGGTGCTGCAAGCGGGCTCAGTAATGAACTGACAGGGGAAGGAACTGAAACATTCAGGATGACAAGTCCAAGCTGCACAGGAGAGGATGTCCTGTTTAAAAACCAAGACTCGCTATCCGTGAATACATTTGGTGGAGCCACCTTCAACACATCCAAGGCCAGACCAACTACTCCCGCTGGACTCATGTCAACACCGACCACAGGAGTCAAAGTTTCAGCGCACACAAGTGTGAATGCTCTGCCAGCCAATAATACTGAAGTAAAGGGAGCTGCTCCCTCCTCAACACTACTGCCCACTTCCAGATCCCCCTTAAGAAGATCCAATAGTTTCTCAGGTCGGCCAGTTCCAAAAGAGCAGGTGATAAACAACCAGATTACAGCTAAGCCAATGATTAGCAACTATGCCCATCAAAGAGCAAGATCCAATAGCCTCAGTGGCAGAAAACCCAATGAAGATTGTCCGATTCCTACAGTGGAAGCAGAACTTACTGTGTCTTCTGTAATGTGGAAGTACATGAAGGAGGTCTACTGCAACCAGCTGGATGCTATAAAGTCTGACTTGCAAATGACTGAGAAAGAGGCAGGGAAAAGTGACATGAGTGTGACACTGAAGGGCACAGATTCATCAAAGGTTGGAGAAAGTCATCGGCAGCTTCAGAATCTAGTGGCTATGGTAGCCAGTGATTTTATTGTGCAACATTTAAGTTTGACAGAGCTTGGCATAGTTGAAAAAGATAAACTGTTTGAAACCTGCTGCTTGAATGTGAAGTCACGTTTTCGCATGGTTATCTTGCACACcacaaagaacagcatttacttgttTGGCCCAAAATTGCTCTGCTCTCAAGTCAGTGATATACTTAAGGGAATATATAATGGGCTGAAGTCTCCTTCCTTACCACCGATGAAGACCTTGCAAGAGGGGGTAGATCAAGGAGCAACCATGTCTTCCTTGAGTGTACGGTCAACAAAAGCTGATCACTTGAAGTCTGATCAAACTCTTTTTCAGGATACAAGTCAAGTGGTTCAGTCTAACAGCAGTCGCAAGAGTGGAGATCAATCAACCAAACTGAAATCGGCTACATTGGACAGGTTGGAAAATGCTAGATCTACAAAGGATGAATTAAGCAAGACAAACTCACTAAGCCAATTTGCTAAAGATGCAACGAGACAAAAAAATGACGGGCCAACTTCTTTACCGCTTGAAGCACATAAAAAACAAGAGCACTCAATGACTTTGAAACAGACCAACCTTCGATGTGTGTGCGGAGCAAATAATGCAAATGCGAAACGGACCACCTGTGGTGTCATCCTTTGCTCTGACTGCCTGCAACTGCATAAATTCTGCCGAGTGTGTGGAAAAGAAGGGATGGACTCTCAGAAGAAGGTGCTGGGGGATTCGGTTCAAAGTTCTGGCTCAAAGGATACACAGCAAGACCATCAGACTGGAGAGGAGCATTTAGAACAAGAGGAGAGCAAAGAGCATAAGGGCATTCAAGGCACTATGACATGTGTGGAGTTGACATTGAGTCTTGCAGGCTATAGCAAATACACAACGGTCAAGATTACATACTGCATACCTGATGGCATACAAGGG GATAAGGATCCCTGTCCTGGGTCACCATTCGAGGGTGGTCAATTTGTGGCTTATCTGCCACTCGACCCAAAGGGACGGAGTTTATTGCCCTGCCTAGAAAAAGCATTTAATCGAGGCCTAACATTTACTATTAGCTCAAGCAAGAAGGCTGGTGGTGATGCAAAAGTAACCTGGGGCTGGATCCCCCACAAGACCAGGGTCGATGGAGGGAAGAGTGG cTGTGGATATCCAGACTCTACATATCTTACTCGCTTGTGTGAGGCACTGGTGGCTCATGGGATTGAAGGAGTACCCGCGACTAGTCAAGATCAAGCCAAATCCTGA
- the si:busm1-163l24.4 gene encoding E3 ubiquitin/ISG15 ligase TRIM25, translating to MAEECFEDVDPFNCPICLDALQDPVTIPCGHNYCMSCVKDYWDKHGSEDTGYSCPQCRKIFSPRPVLNKNTMFAEVVERFKNTGLQDFPPTHYNGPGHTERRTCTAKNIKMCEDVCCRAHLRYRSNDYPREKHTVIVVSGEPKGNTCLRHNRLLEFNCRTDQRFICPLCLNEAHQGHEAPQKTKTLECSTAVKKREHRSKDKTTGHARGESKTTHATRHRHRHRSRQTRGSHAKRGHETHQHRSSGHRDHSHGHSHGAGHRKRRLGVMVMTGTGTRRTLKRLEP from the coding sequence ATGGCAGAGGAGTGTTTTGAAGACGTTGATCCATTCAACTGTCCAATCTGTCTGGACGCACTCCAGGATCCAGTGACGATTCCCTGCGGACACAACTACTGCATGAGCTGTGTTAAAGACTACTGGGATAAACATGGCAGCGAAGACACGGGTTACAGTTGCCCTCAATGCAGGAAGATTTTCTCGCCTCGACCGGTCCTCAACAAAAACACCATGTTTGCAGAAGTGGTGGAGCGGTTTAAAAACACAGGCCTTCAGGATTTTCCACCTACACATTATAATGGACCTGGACACACGGAGAGACGAAcctgcactgcaaaaaatatcAAGATGTGTGAAGATGTGTGCTGCAGGGCCCATCTGAGATATCGTAGCAATGACTATCCAAGAGAAAAACACACAGTTATTGTTGTAAGTGGGGAACCTAAGGGAAATACTTGTTTGCGCCACAACAGGTTACTGGAGTTCAATTGTCGGACAGACCAACGGTTCATCTGCCCGTTGTGTCTAAATGAAGCCCACCAAGGACATGAAGCACCCCAAAAGACGAAAACACTTGAGTGCAGTACGGCTGTAAAGAAACGAGAGCACAGGAGTAAAGACAAAACAACTGGACATGCTAGGGGAGAATCTAAGACTACTCATGCCACTAGGCATAGGCACAGACACAGGAGCAGACAGACCCGGGGCTCACATGCTAAAAGAGGCCATGAAACACACCAGCATAGAAGCAGTGGACACAGAGATCATTCGCATGGACACAGTCATGGTGCTGGACACCGAAAGAGACGACTGGGAGTCATGGTCATGACAGGAACTGGCACTAGAAGAACATTAAAACGCCTTGAACCTTGA